The Microbacterium horticulturae genome has a window encoding:
- the uidA gene encoding beta-glucuronidase, protein MLTPKVTATRELLSLDGLWSFAVDDDALHTPWAAPLQTELQAPVPASYNDLFIDQKIRDHVGWVWYQRTVRVPRGWRDERVLVRVDAATHRGVVYVDDRLVAEHEGGYLPFEADITDLVTAGAEFRLTIGVDNRLTPDTIPPGTVVTRQDGSQAQTYMHDFYNYAGLHRTVWLASRPRVHVDDVTVVTDIDGETGVVDYRVDLDGDAEVRVRLLDEDGRAVASTTGAAGSLRVEAAHLWKPGAAYLYSLVVEAVDGGVVVDEYPVNVGIRTVAVDGGRFLINGEPFHFTGFGKHEDTAVRGKGHDNAYLVHDFQLLDWIGANSFRTSHYPYAEEVMDFADRHGIVVIDETAAVGLNKKIGGGIADMLGGAGDKDFADGFGPKMQEAHKREIRELIARDKNHPCVVMWSIANEPDTMSEGTDTYFEPLFALARDLDPTRPVTFVNVMMAPPNVCRVSKFADVLCLNRYYGWYVDGGDLATAEAHLEQELRGWEQMYGKPMIMTEYGADTIAGYHSVWDQPWTEEYQAKMLDVYHRVFDRVETMVGEQVWNFADFQTSSGFFRVDGNKKGVFTRDRKPKAAAHALRARWTRIIEN, encoded by the coding sequence ATGCTGACACCGAAGGTCACTGCCACCCGCGAACTGCTCTCCCTCGACGGACTGTGGAGCTTCGCCGTCGACGACGACGCACTGCACACCCCCTGGGCGGCGCCGCTGCAGACCGAACTGCAGGCACCCGTGCCCGCCAGCTACAACGACCTCTTCATCGATCAGAAGATCCGCGATCATGTCGGCTGGGTCTGGTACCAGCGCACCGTGCGCGTGCCGCGCGGTTGGCGTGACGAGCGCGTGCTGGTGCGGGTGGATGCGGCGACCCACCGCGGTGTCGTGTACGTCGACGACCGGTTGGTCGCCGAGCACGAGGGTGGCTACCTGCCCTTCGAGGCGGACATCACCGACCTCGTCACCGCGGGCGCTGAGTTCCGCCTGACAATCGGCGTCGACAACCGGCTGACACCCGACACGATCCCGCCGGGGACCGTCGTCACTCGCCAGGATGGCTCGCAGGCGCAGACCTACATGCACGACTTCTACAACTACGCCGGCCTGCACCGCACGGTCTGGTTGGCCAGCCGGCCGCGTGTGCACGTCGACGATGTGACCGTCGTCACCGACATCGACGGCGAGACCGGCGTCGTCGACTACCGCGTCGACCTGGACGGCGACGCCGAGGTGCGGGTGCGCCTGCTCGACGAGGACGGGCGGGCCGTGGCATCCACCACCGGCGCAGCCGGATCCCTGCGCGTCGAGGCCGCGCACCTATGGAAGCCCGGGGCCGCCTACCTCTACTCGCTCGTTGTCGAGGCTGTCGACGGCGGGGTCGTGGTCGACGAGTATCCGGTGAACGTGGGTATCCGCACGGTGGCCGTGGACGGGGGACGGTTTCTCATCAACGGCGAGCCGTTCCACTTCACGGGATTCGGCAAGCACGAAGACACCGCCGTGCGCGGCAAGGGCCACGACAACGCGTACTTGGTCCACGACTTCCAGCTGCTGGACTGGATCGGGGCGAACTCGTTCCGCACCTCGCACTACCCGTACGCCGAAGAGGTCATGGACTTCGCGGACCGGCACGGCATCGTCGTGATCGACGAGACCGCCGCGGTCGGCCTGAACAAGAAGATCGGCGGCGGCATCGCCGACATGCTCGGGGGCGCCGGCGACAAGGACTTCGCCGACGGTTTCGGGCCGAAGATGCAGGAGGCGCACAAGCGAGAGATCCGCGAGCTCATCGCGCGCGACAAGAACCACCCCTGCGTGGTCATGTGGTCGATCGCCAACGAGCCTGACACGATGAGCGAGGGCACCGACACCTATTTCGAGCCCCTGTTCGCCCTCGCCCGCGACCTCGACCCGACCCGGCCGGTGACGTTCGTGAACGTCATGATGGCGCCGCCCAATGTGTGCCGGGTGTCGAAGTTCGCCGACGTCCTCTGCCTGAACCGCTACTACGGCTGGTACGTGGACGGCGGCGACCTCGCCACCGCCGAGGCGCACCTCGAGCAGGAGCTGCGCGGGTGGGAGCAGATGTACGGCAAGCCCATGATCATGACCGAGTACGGTGCCGACACCATCGCCGGCTACCACTCGGTGTGGGACCAGCCGTGGACCGAGGAGTACCAGGCCAAGATGCTCGACGTCTACCACCGCGTCTTCGACCGCGTCGAGACGATGGTGGGCGAGCAGGTGTGGAACTTCGCCGACTTCCAGACGTCGTCGGGCTTCTTCCGAGTCGACGGCAACAAGAAGGGCGTCTTCACCCGTGACCGCAAGCCCAAGGCCGCTGCTCACGCCCTGCGTGCGCGCTGGACTCGCATCATCGAGAACTGA